A single Oryza brachyantha chromosome 8, ObraRS2, whole genome shotgun sequence DNA region contains:
- the LOC102714758 gene encoding solanesyl-diphosphate synthase 1, mitochondrial-like isoform X1, producing the protein MLLPRRLPLLAGILRSASAASSLPPNPKNVSYREGFLWSSCYFHGTSHQTSREGEPMAKELLDPFALIKDEVSEISNRLRSLVVAEVPELTLAAGYFFRAGAEGKRTCPIVLLLMASAISTDMADPIVGSKNELRERYMCLAEITELIHVTSLIHDDVLDDANTRRGMDSLNCVMGKKLAVLAGDFLLSKAFSTAAVSLDNTEVILLLSTAVNNLVTGEFMQMTITPAQRSSMDYYLQKSYYKTAALISNSCKAVAVLAGQTAEAAMLAYQYGKHLGIAYQLIDDILDFTGTSASLGKGSLSDIHQGIVTAPILFAMEEYPQLREIVEQGFDDPSNVDAVSTETAIEYLGRSQGIERTRLLAAEHAKLAADAIDGLPESKDESVLISRQALKDLTQKLIKRTK; encoded by the exons ATGCTGCTTCCGAGGCGTCTTCCACTTCTCGCTGGTATCCTGCGGTCGGCCTCCGCtgcttcctcccttcctccaaACCCGAAG AATGTTTCATATAGGGAAGGATTTCTATGGAGTTCATGTTATTTTCACGGCACAAGCCATCAAACATCCAGAGAAGGGGAGCCAATGGCTAAG GAGCTGCTAGACCCCTTTGCACTAATTAAAGATGAAGTATCTGAAATCTCCAATAGATTGCGTTCATTGGTGGTAGCTGAG GTACCTGAACTGACGTTAGCAGCTGGGTACTTCTTCAGAGCTGGAGCTGAAGGAAAAAGAACTTGCCCCATT GTTCTACTATTGATGGCTTCAGCTATTAGCACAGACATGGCTGACCCAATTGTTGGTTCAAAGAATGAGCTTCGTGAGAGATATATGTGTCTTGCCGAGATAACTGAACTGATTCAT GTAACAAGCCTCATCCATGATGATGTCTTGGATGATGCTAATACCAGGCGTGGCATGGACTCACTAAACTGTGTGATGGGAAAGAAG CTTGCAGTGTTGGCTGGTGATTTTCTACTTTCCAAGGCATTTTCTACTGCTGCAGTGTCTCTTGACAATACTGAG GTTATATTGTTACTATCAACGGCTGTAAATAACCTTGTAACTGGTGAGTTTATGCAGATGACAATAACTCCAGCGCAACGCTCCAG CATGGATTACTATTTGCAGAAGTCATATTACAAGACAGCTGCATTGATTTCAAACAGTTGCAAAGCTGTTGCAGTTCTTGCTGGACAGACAGCTGAAGCTGCGATGCTTGCTTATCAGTATGGAAAACACTtg GGTATAGCATATCAGTTGATCGATGACATCCTTGATTTCACAGGCACGTCAGCTTCACTAGGCAAAGGCTCCTTGTCTGATATCCATCAA GGAATCGTGACAGCTCCCATATTGTTTGCAATGGAGGAGTACCCCCAATTGCGTGAGATTGTAGAGCAGGGATTTGATGACCCTTCAAATGTAGATGCAGTCAGTACTGAAACT GCCATTGAATACCTTGGCCGAAGTCAGGGAATCGAGAGGACAAGGTTACTTGCTGCCGAACATGCCAAACTGGCAGCAGACGCAATCGATGGTCTTCCTGAGAGCAAGGACGAATCCGTGCTGATCTCAAGACAAGCACTCAAAGATCTTACACAAAAGCTCATTAAGAGAACAAAGTGa
- the LOC102714758 gene encoding solanesyl-diphosphate synthase 1, mitochondrial-like isoform X2 codes for MLLPRRLPLLAGILRSASAASSLPPNPKNVSYREGFLWSSCYFHGTSHQTSREGEPMAKELLDPFALIKDEVSEISNRLRSLVVAEVPELTLAAGYFFRAGAEGKRTCPIVLLLMASAISTDMADPIVGSKNELRERYMCLAEITELIHVTSLIHDDVLDDANTRRGMDSLNCVMGKKLAVLAGDFLLSKAFSTAAVSLDNTEVILLLSTAVNNLVTGEFMQMTITPAQRSSMDYYLQKSYYKTAALISNSCKAVAVLAGQTAEAAMLAYQYGKHLGIAYQLIDDILDFTGTSASLGKGSLSDIHQGIVTAPILFAMEEYPQLREIVEQGFDDPSNVDAAIEYLGRSQGIERTRLLAAEHAKLAADAIDGLPESKDESVLISRQALKDLTQKLIKRTK; via the exons ATGCTGCTTCCGAGGCGTCTTCCACTTCTCGCTGGTATCCTGCGGTCGGCCTCCGCtgcttcctcccttcctccaaACCCGAAG AATGTTTCATATAGGGAAGGATTTCTATGGAGTTCATGTTATTTTCACGGCACAAGCCATCAAACATCCAGAGAAGGGGAGCCAATGGCTAAG GAGCTGCTAGACCCCTTTGCACTAATTAAAGATGAAGTATCTGAAATCTCCAATAGATTGCGTTCATTGGTGGTAGCTGAG GTACCTGAACTGACGTTAGCAGCTGGGTACTTCTTCAGAGCTGGAGCTGAAGGAAAAAGAACTTGCCCCATT GTTCTACTATTGATGGCTTCAGCTATTAGCACAGACATGGCTGACCCAATTGTTGGTTCAAAGAATGAGCTTCGTGAGAGATATATGTGTCTTGCCGAGATAACTGAACTGATTCAT GTAACAAGCCTCATCCATGATGATGTCTTGGATGATGCTAATACCAGGCGTGGCATGGACTCACTAAACTGTGTGATGGGAAAGAAG CTTGCAGTGTTGGCTGGTGATTTTCTACTTTCCAAGGCATTTTCTACTGCTGCAGTGTCTCTTGACAATACTGAG GTTATATTGTTACTATCAACGGCTGTAAATAACCTTGTAACTGGTGAGTTTATGCAGATGACAATAACTCCAGCGCAACGCTCCAG CATGGATTACTATTTGCAGAAGTCATATTACAAGACAGCTGCATTGATTTCAAACAGTTGCAAAGCTGTTGCAGTTCTTGCTGGACAGACAGCTGAAGCTGCGATGCTTGCTTATCAGTATGGAAAACACTtg GGTATAGCATATCAGTTGATCGATGACATCCTTGATTTCACAGGCACGTCAGCTTCACTAGGCAAAGGCTCCTTGTCTGATATCCATCAA GGAATCGTGACAGCTCCCATATTGTTTGCAATGGAGGAGTACCCCCAATTGCGTGAGATTGTAGAGCAGGGATTTGATGACCCTTCAAATGTAGATGCA GCCATTGAATACCTTGGCCGAAGTCAGGGAATCGAGAGGACAAGGTTACTTGCTGCCGAACATGCCAAACTGGCAGCAGACGCAATCGATGGTCTTCCTGAGAGCAAGGACGAATCCGTGCTGATCTCAAGACAAGCACTCAAAGATCTTACACAAAAGCTCATTAAGAGAACAAAGTGa
- the LOC102717736 gene encoding F-box protein SKIP19-like, whose translation MDSIPVSPDSDRDWSELPLSAIFMKLWTVEILMGASFVCHSWLEASKSPELWRFVDMTRHKVILSKRTGILCAMAKVAIDPSDGQMESFWARKFVSCDLFYYIMRRASTLKSIRLIACTFVQQRPLAMLAAKCPLLEEIECSHHTILAPTIRNDLIPRGTNVSRYKRKDGSKTLDFFKIPFGAYEPSIKANPMAEVG comes from the exons ATGGATTCAATTCCTGTCTCACCTGATAGTGATAGAGATTGGTCTGAGCTCCCACTGTCTGCAATCTTCATGAAACTTTGGACTGTTGAGATTCTAATGGGTGCAAGCTTTGTGTGTCACTCATGGCTGGAGGCTTCAAAGTCACCTGAACTGTGGCGTTTTGTGGACATGACACGCCACAAGGTGATTCTCTCAAAGAGAACAGGCATACTGTGTGCGATGGCAAAAGTGGCAATAGATCCCTCTGATGGGCAGATGGAGTCGTTCTGGGCTCGGAAGTTTGTTAGTTGTGATCTCTTCTATTACATCATGAGAAG GGCCAGTACATTGAAGAGCATTCGACTCATCGCATGCACGTTTGTTCAGCAGCGACCGTTGGCTATGCTTGCTGCGAAGTGTCCACTTCTAGAGGAGATAGAGTGCTCGCACCATACAATATTAGCACCAACGattagaaacgatttgataccaCGAGGTACCAATGTCTCGAGAtataaaaggaaggatgggagtaaaactttggatttttttaagataccCTTCGGTGCATACGAGCCATCCATTAAGGCTAATCCAATGGCTGAAGTAGGTTAA
- the LOC102718017 gene encoding uncharacterized protein LOC102718017, with translation MAGAAVMMRAWNEWGIQALVLLSFTLQVSLLVLAEFRRRVDSGVLRFFIWSAYMMADGTAIYVLGHMSVTSRLPQHQLMAFWAPFLLLHLGGQDSITAYAIEDNRLWLRHLQTLVVQVAAAGYILYESSIISSHSLLWGATMLMFMAGVVKYGERVWVLTCADSGQMGKNYRTLQVSSRGFECSYYLDKIISTRPWDTEAYLLMAHRMLEVPGSWLKGPPPHNLSQYPFASDLLGNGKDVYKVVEMQLSLMHDVFYTKVEVIHSSLYGLCIHMLPAIATAAAFFLFQLLILGGHHRYDKLDVAVTYVLLVGAVILETASLLRAMFSSWTCPFLVRWSRANRGMEDNTVCNNLGRTITSLRRLVHAAKWRRRYWSGSMGQHNLIELSAGSRSSKRSKIARWMGVEDWWNIKAYSRSIPVPELIPDLLVNHVLKIRSGDDDDHNNLFDSKGQAELKRWGLYERGLTWSVEERVVVWHLATNVYLSWRCEKTKAENSYKAEEAAVQSLSNYMMFLLAARPYMLSPTASRDAYVEMAYALTPAGGLRCCSSAEELTRFLRAYGDAPEDERGAVRHKHGSSLDFTTQHHLQAVLDTGCELGARLIGNEESSLQDEDAAAAPEDTLGLIAQVWVEMLCHAGKQCSAYSHARQLSNGGELVTIAALLVEYTTKRILTFPR, from the coding sequence ATGGCAGGAGCAGCTGTCATGATGCGTGCATGGAATGAATGGGGTATCCAAGCTCTGGTGCTTCTCAGCTTCACGCTCCAGGTCTCGCTCCTCGTCTTGGCGGAGTTCCGCCGGCGCGTGGACTCCGGCGTGCTCAGGTTCTTCATTTGGTCGGCGTACATGATGGCCGACGGGACCGCCATATACGTCCTCGGCCACATGTCCGTGACCAGCAGGTTGCCCCAGCATCAGCTGATGGCGTTCTGGGCGCCGTTCCTGCTGCTGCACCTCGGCGGGCAGGACAGCATCACCGCTTACGCCATCGAGGACAACCGCCTGTGGCTGCGCCACCTGCAAACGCTCGTCGTGCAGGTGGCTGCGGCCGGCTACATCCTCTACGAGTCCTCCATCATCAGCAGCCATTCCTTGCTCTGGGGGGCCACCATGCTCATGTTTATGGCCGGTGTTGTCAAGTACGGGGAGAGAGTGTGGGTGCTTACGTGCGCCGACAGCGGCCAGATGGGAAAGAATTACCGAACCCTTCAGGTATCCAGCAGAGGTTTTGAATGCTCTTATTATCTTGACAAGATAATTTCTACACGACCATGGGACACAGAAGCATACCTATTGATGGCTCACCGGATGCTGGAGGTCCCCGGGAGTTGGTTGAAGGGGCCGCCGCCACATAATCTATCTCAGTACCCTTTTGCTTCGGATTTGCTTGGGAATGGGAAGGATGTGTATAAGGTGGTTGAGATGCAGCTCTCCCTGATGCACGATGTCTTCTACACCAAGGTAGAGGTGATCCACAGTAGTTTGTATGGCCTTTGCATTCATATGCTCCCAGCTattgccaccgccgccgcattcttTCTGTTTCAGCTGCTGATACTAGGTGGTCATCATCGCTACGACAAGCTAGATGTGGCTGTCACTTATGTCCTGCTAGTTGGGGCAGTCATCCTGGAGACTGCGTCGCTGTTGCGGGCCATGTTTTCGAGCTGGACATGTCCTTTCCTGGTGAGATGGAGTCGTGCTAATCGCGGGATGGAGGACAACACCGTGTGTAATAACCTGGGCCGTACAATTACGAGTCTCCGCCGGCTCGTGCACGCGGCgaaatggaggaggaggtacTGGTCGGGCTCCATGGGGCAACACAACCTGATTGAGTTGAGCGCtggcagcaggagcagcaaaCGCAGCAAGATCGCAAGATGGATGGGAGTTGAGGATTGGTGGAACATCAAGGCATACTCGCGGTCCATCCCCGTCCCGGAGCTCATCCCGGACCTGTTGGTGAACCACGTGTTGAAGATAAGATcaggtgatgatgatgaccaCAATAATctttttgattcaaagggccaAGCGGAGCTAAAGAGATGGGGGCTGTACGAGCGCGGCCTGACCTGGAGCGTGGAGGAGCGGGTCGTCGTCTGGCACCTCGCCACTAACGTCTATCTCAGCTGGCGGTGCGAGAAGACGAAGGCGGAGAACAGCTATAaggccgaggaggcggcggtccAGTCGCTCTCCAACTACATGATGTTCCTCCTCGCGGCACGCCCCTACATGCTGTCTCCCACCGCCAGCCGCGACGCCTACGTCGAGATGGCCTACGCTCTCACCCCCGCCGGTGGCCTGCGCTGCTGCAGCTCAGCCGAGGAGCTGACCCGCTTTCTACGGGCCTACGGGGATGCTCCCGAGGATGAACGTGGTGCGGTGCGACATAAGCACGGTTCCAGTCTTGATTTCACAACACAGCACCATCTCCAGGCGGTGTTAGACACAGGGTGTGAGCTTGGCGCAAGGCTCATCGGCAACGAGGAGTCGTCATTACAAGACGAagacgcagcagcagcaccggaGGACACGCTGGGCCTGATCGCCCAGGTCTGGGTGGAGATGCTGTGCCACGCCGGCAAGCAATGCAGCGCGTATTCTCACGCCCGGCAGCTCAGcaacggcggcgagctcgtcaCCATCGCCGCCCTTCTCGTGGAATACACCACAAAACGTATCCTAACGTTTCCTCGCTAA